The DNA sequence GGGTCTCGGGGTCGAACGGCCCGAAGGTGTCGAGGATGGTGCGGCGCCAGGGGTGGTCGGTCAGCGCCTGGCCGGGTTTGCGCGTGTAGACGGTGACGATGTTGCCGTGAAAGGGGTCGATCGTTGCGATGTAGGCATAGGGATCGTTCCCCACGCGGCCATAGGCAACGTTCCCGCACCCCCGGAACGTGCCCGCCTGTCCGGTCTGATCACCCGCACCGAACGGTATTGTCTGCCATCGGGACTGTTCGACGTCGTAGTAAAACCAGCTGATGCCCTCTTCGCTGGCCAGCAGCACCGAGTCGAGCCCGGCGCCGGAGCGTCCGCCAAATTTTTCGCGGACCACGCCATGGATGATGCGAAAGCTCTCGTTGTCGATGATGCGGCCGCGCCAGGAGGGGGCGGAGTGGACGTCATCCGGGCGGTCGAAGATCGTGACCGCGACCGGCTCATGGACCCCCTTGCCATAGGGCTGGCAGCCGACCACCGGCAAGGCCATCAACTCCAGCCGCTCGGTTTGCGTGAAGTGCCCGAGCTGCAGGCGATGCGCGGCCATCAGGTCGCTGACGAAGTGCACCTTCCAGAGCTCATCGTCATCGTAACGCCCGGGGTTCTCGAGCCAGGAGATCTTGCCGTCTTCCGGCCGGCACCAGAACATGCAGTTGCCGTAATTGTGGGAGATCACCAGATCGTTGCGCCCGTTGCCGGCGATGTCGCCGGTATCGATGGCGACCGGCAACGGGAAATCGGCGATGGTCCGCCGCTTCCATGTCGGGTTCTCGTACCAGACGACCCGGCCCACGGCCAGGCCCGAAGTGACCAGATCCAGCTTGCCATTGCCGTTGATGTCCACGGCCTGGATCCAGTAACCGTCGTCCTGTTGGTTGGCGAGAGTCACCTTCTCGAAGAATGGCGCGCCGAGGGTGCCATCGTTCATGAACTCAAGGAGATTTCCGGGTTCGTTGCTCATAGGACGCCCTTTTCCTGGTTACGGGACATCGGGAAAGCGTGGCGGCTCGGCCCAGGTCCCGTATCCCGGACCCTTTGCCCCCGGCGGATTCGCGCCGACCGCGGGCCAGAGCAGCCCTTCGGTGTACGCGGCCGGCGAGACCACGAACGTCGAGTCGTGCTCCAGCACTCCGAAGGCATCCCGCCACGCGGCAGGGAGCTGGTACCACGTGCCGATGTACCAGAGCTTGATGATGTTGCGTGCGATCGGACCCAGCCGTTCGTCGCTGAGAATGCGGGCCCGCAACGACGCCTCCATCGCGGTGACATCGTCGCCGGACTCCGTCTGAATGGCACGGAACCGGCTGAGCAGTTCGCGGGTAGTGCCGTCTCCCACCACTTTGACGACGGTGGACAGGTAGGGCTCCGCCTGCCCGGTTCCCCGGAGTCGAAACACCGGGAAGCCGGTCACGAAAGAGGAGAAGGCAAGGAAGTCCTGCAGGTTCTCCGCGCCGTTACTCATGGTCTCCCCCTTCCGAACTCCGGACGTCGAAGACGGGTGCAGCGTTGACGCCGTCCATCCCCGGAATCGGGTTCCGGATCAACTGTAGTGCGGATTCCTTGATGCGGAACATTTCGCCCACTGCGGCCTCGAGGAGCCCCGGTTCGCCGTTGAACGCTTGTGTCAGCGTTCCGAGAAGAGCCTGGTAGTCCGTGCCGAAGCGCACCGCGGCGGCATGCAGCTCGGAGTTCCTGGGGTAGTCGTCCAGACGGGCATTGCGCTTGACAGGGTAGGCGGATCCCCAGTCGACGGCGATGGGCTCGCCGCTCGGCTGGTCGGCCTCGTCCCCCTTCTGGTAGTAGCGCCCGAGCACGAGCTGTTGAAAGCGGTAGTAATGCGAGATCTCGCCTTCGTAGTCGTAAATCGCGCCGCCGATGCCCTCTCCCTGTTCGGAGATCAGGCGGATGGCCTCGAGAGCCGAGTCGAGGTCCACCACCGGGATGATCTCTCCGCCGCCCGAGTAGTAGAAATCGGGTGTGATCTGCCGGCTGGGATCGCCGGAGAACAGGTTCTCGCCCTGTGCGCTCATCTCCTCGTGAAGGGATTTCAGCCCGCGGCCGATCTCGTGATAGAACTCGCCGATACTATAGAAATGCATCTCGGTGTCGTCGTCGTGCATGAACGTCGGCAGCACCGCACCTTCGGAGCGAGGGCGACGCACGAACCCGGAGCCTTCTTCGGGCGAACGGGCGGGGCGCTCGATCTTTAGAAAGGTCTCCAGCGCTTCCCTGGAGAACGCCTGGATACCGACCTCGAAGTCGGTCTCTCCGTCCGGAAGCCGTGTCGGATATTGCGGCACGAAGCCCGGCCTCGTAAGTTCGGGTGAGCCGCCTACCGCGTTGAGCATGTTCGCCGCGAGTGTGAGGTGCAGCATTTCCTCCACGATGACCACCCGCAGGACGCGGGCTGCGTCCGAGTTGGTTCCCGGAGAGAGGGAGTACAGCGCCGTCAGGTAGGGCGGAATCGTGGCGTGTTCCAGTTGAAGCGCAGCGTGCAGGTACTTGTGCAGCTCTGCGATGTTCGTGATTTTTCGGAGGCTCATACCCTCTGACCCTCTAGGAGTTGGCTGCGGCGGTGGTGGTCGCTTGGTGCTGCTTGAGTTCCCGCACCATGTACTCGGCGCTCAGGAACGACAGCGCCGACAGGGTGAGGGTCGTGTTGGCAGTGCCGATGGTCGGCATGCTGCCGGCACCGACCAGGTACAGGTTTTCGTGATCCCAGGAGCGCTGCCTCCAGTCCACCACAGAGTGATTCCGGGCATCCCCCATCACGTGCGTTCCGGCCCAGTGGTTGCCGCCCCGGATCACGTAGCCATCGCCCTGGTAACTGACGTAGCCATAGTCGGTCGGGGAGTAGGTGGTACAGTCCTCCGCGCCCAGCCGCTGGTAGAGCCTGCGCGAGAGCTGCCGAGCGCAGGAGACGCCGGCCATGGTGTAGTCGGAAATACCGTAGGACACGATCGGGCGGAGGTTGCCGAGAGAATCCTTGTAACCGCCTTCGACCGTGATCCGGTTGCTCGGCTCCGGGAGGGCCTCGACCATGCAGGCCAGCAGGACCTGGCGGGAAAGCCGGTCCACAAGCTTGTGCCGCAGGGCCACTCCGAACGCGTTCTGCTTGTCCACGAACTCGTCCAGGTCGGCATACGGCGATCCCGTTGCCCACCCCCAGCCGTCGTTGTGCACGCCGACGCGGAAGGCCGCCTGCCGGCGCCGGAATGGGCCGCCGCGGAGGTCCTCGATGCCGGAGGTGCACTGCGTCCCGCGCAGCGAGCCGGCGATCTCCGGCGTCAGACCCCAGGTGAGGAGATAGGCGTGGTCCATCAGGTTGCGCCCGATCAGGCCGCTGCGCCCCGGCAACCCCGAGGCCAGCATCAGCCGGGCATTCTCGACCGCGTTGGCCGCGAGCACGAAGATGCGCCCGCGCACCGTCCCGGTCGTGTGTTCGGACGACGACGGATCGCGGTAGGCCTTGTACTCGATGTGGCTCACGCGGCCATCCGGCCCCACGTGAACCCGCGATGCCACCGTCTGCGCCAACAGATCGACCCGCCCGGTGGCCAGGGCCTTGGCCAGGGTTTTCTTGGCGCTGTACTTTGCCTGGACCGGACAGATGGGAGTGCAGTTGATGTTTCCCTGGCAGCGCCCCCCCTCCTCGGCCGGGTGAACGCTTACCGCGCCAACGGGGGTATAGCCCCTGCCGTTGTCGTACCCGGGATTGGGAATTCCGTTGCGGGCTTGTGGTGTACTGCGAATTGCGAGCGAGTAGGTTTCGTCGTCGAGCACCACTTCGGTGCCGTCCAGATTCCGGGCGAGCATCTGGTCGAGATACGACAGGGGCATCCTGCGCATGGGAAAGACGTAGTCGTCGCCGAAGTCCATACCGAGATAGTTCTGATCCTCGACATCGGCAGAGACGCCGAGCTCGAACTCCGCCTTGCGGTAATAGGGGGCAAGTTGTTGATACCCCAAGGGCCAGTCCAGCCCGACGCCGAAGCGGCTGCGCATCTCGAAATCCTGGGGCAGCATGCGCAGTGCCTTTGCTTCCCAGTGCATGGTCGTGCCGCCGACAACTCGGGTATACGTGCTGTCGATTGCCAGCGGACCCTTCTGCACCAGGTAGCTGCTCCCATCAGTCTCGCCAGGCTGTAGCTTGCGCGTATCCGGACTCCTGGGCATCGGGGCATTGGAGTTCTCCGGGTACGGGGAGTTGTTGTCCTTCGTCGGGGCAGCGTAGAACCGTTCCAGGTATTGCTGGTAAGCCGGGACCGTGAACTCGTGGCCGGGTCCTGCCTCCAGCACGAGGACGTGAAACCCGTTGTCGCTCAGTTCCTTGGCGATGATGGATCCGCTCACGCCGGAGCCGACGATCACGGCGTCGTAGGTCGTGTTCGCTGCTGTTGTGTGATCAACTTGACGGTTCATGTGCCTCGACTCCAGGCAGTCCGTACGTGATGTGCCCCGGTGCTGTATCGCCCTCGGCGGCTTGTGAATCTGCCGAGGGAGATTCTGGTATTGGCATCGGGGGAAGAACGTCCAAAACGACTATGCCTGTTGTGTAGACGGGTATATTCCTATTAGTCAAGGCACATGGGGTGCCATCGCGAAAAATGGCCCCTGATAAATCCAGATCATCGTTATATAATCGATTTCCTAGTTATCCCGGAAGCTCCGCAAATTGGAACGGGCCGTCATCGAAACCACCGTCATCGCGAGGAGCGAAGCCTTTAGCCGCGAGCGCAGCGTGGCGGGACGTGGCGATCCAAACGGCGTGAGTCGTCCCCACGCCGCCTGGATTATTCGCTGCGCTCACCCTGCGCGGGCCAGCCTTTCGGATATTGCGAGTTTCGTGAAACTGTTGGAAGAGGGCAGGTTGCCCTACACGCGCGTCGGCGCCCACCGGTGCGTTCGCTACCAGGGTTTGCTTGCACACAAGTAGAAGCAGGAGCAGCGGTCACAGGCTGCGCTGGATGAGGTTGCCCGCCAAGCCCAGGAACTCGGCTTGGGCTACTGATGCGGTTTGTCGCCCTGCTGGATGCCTGTGTTCTCTACCCGGCACCCCTGAGAGATATCCTGTTGCGACTGGCGGTCCCGAGTGCGTAGCCCGTTGCCGCGCGGATGCCCGGGTGCAGCCGAGCCCGGCTGGCAATTCCATGATCGATTGGAAATGAATGACTGGGCCCCGCTGCTGGGCCTCAGGTCACATCGGTTCCGGATCGATGTCCTCGTAGGCATCGCGGGTGAACCGCGGGGTGCAGACTGCGAGGAAGACCAGATCGCCAGTGCCGACGTTGCGGATTCGCTGCGATGCGCCCGGCGGCACCACGACCACGTCGCCCGCACCGACTTCCAGCGGCGCTGCCCCGGCCACCTCGGCGCAGCCCTTCCCCTCGAGGATCACGTAACGCTCGGTCACGCCGGTCAGGCGATGAAGCCGGGTGGTCACGCCGGGTTCCACGCGGGCGCGCGCCACCGACACTGCGGCGTCGTCCGGTGTATTCCACCACTCGGTGATGTGGCAACGCTCCTCGAACCAGTACTCCGTCGGGGTCTGGACAGTCCGCGTCACCTGACAGTCCCTGATGCCGTTGGTGCCTTGGGCTGTATCGTTGCGCGGTACATGTTCGCGGCTCCCATCTTGTTCACCGTCGCTGCTCGCTTCCAGTCTAACCTCGCCGGCTGGGCGGGGTCCCGCAATCCAACACTAGACGGTGCGCCGTCCCGGGTTGTGCCAGTGGAGCGACGGGTGTGCTGTCCCCGTGCGGGCGCGCACAGCGGTTGGAGCAGGTCCGTCAGGGCCGTTACGCTTCGGACCGTTGATTTCTGACAGGAAGCGCATGATGGACGTTACAGAGGCGGGTCTGCTCGCATTGACTCCCGGTGGCCGGGTCGTGTGCGGGGATCCGCAGAGCCCTTTGTGTGCGGTTTTTGTCGAGAGCGAAGCGGCGGGGCTGGCGCAACTCGCCGGCCGGAAGGCTGCGGGGGCTGCGGATGCCACATTTGCGGCGGAACTCGGCGTTTCGGCTCAGACCATCGCCAACTGGGAGAACCGGGTCGGGACCCTCAGGCTCCAGACACGAAGCCAGAACCGGCTGCGCCGCCTGTATGAACGTTCCGGCTGACGGGGTGCAGTACCCGAGCGCCGGCCCCGGACAAGGCGTTTCGACAATCCCGAGCGGCGGTGGAAGCTCGCGTTCGGAAGTGACCGCTGACCCGCATTCTTCCAATGCTGGCGGGCGATACCGAACCCCGTACCCTGGAAATCCGTTGACCCGGTCAGCCCATGTCTGTAGACGTGCGGGCCATGAGCAAGCGTGAGAAGGACGGTGGTGGAGCGGACGGGGCCTGCCCTTGCGGGTCCGGGGCGGCGCGTGCGGCCTGTTGCGGGCGCTATCTGGACGGGGAGGCCGTCGCGCCCACCGCCGAGGCGCTGATGCGTTCGCGGTACTCGGCGTTCGTGGAGGGGCGCCGGGAGTACCTGTTGCGGACATGGGCCGAGGAGACGCGCCCGGAGGTGCTGGAACTCGACCGGGGACAGCGCTGGCTCGGTCTCAGCATTCGCGCCACCTCCGCGGGCGGGGTGGCCGACGATGTCGGCGAAGTGGAGTTCGTCGCCCGATCCCGGGTCGGTGGCCGCGGACTGCGACTGCACGAGCGCAGCCGATTCCGGCGCGTGGATGGCCAGTGGTTCTACGTGGATGGCAGCTTCCCCGGAAAACGGTCGGCGTGAGGGCTTGCACTGCACGATGACAGGCATCAAATGATGTACTCTTTGATGCATCAGTAACGGATGAGGTGTTTCCATGCGCACGACGCTGAATATCGATGACCAGTTGCTGGCCGAGGCTCAGCGCGTTACCGGTGTGAGCGAAAAGGCCGCCCTGGTACGGGAGGGGCTGCGCGCCTTGATCGAGCGCGAGAGCGCCCGGCGGCTGGCCCGGCTGGGCGGAAGTGAACCGCAACTGGAGCCCGTGCCCCGTCGGCAGTCCGATCCCGCATGATCCTGGTCGATACCTCGGTGTGGGTCGATCACCTGCGCGCCGGCGATGCCGTGCTGGTGGAGTTGCTGAACGACAGTCAGGTGCTGATGCACCCTTTTGTGCTCGGTGAACTGGCCTGCGGCAACCTGCGCAACCGCGGTGAAGTGCTGCGGCTGCTCCAGCATCTGCCGCAGGCGATCGTCGCCAGCGATCAGGAGGTACTGTTCTTCATCGAACGCAACGCGCTGATGGGCCAGGGTATCGGCTATGTGGATGCGCACCTGCTGGCCGCCGTGACCCTGGGCGGCTCGACGCAACTGTGGACACGGGACCAGCGGCTGCGGTCAGTGGCCGAGGCCTTGAAGCTTGCGTACGGCGAGGATTGATCGAGGCCCCCTCTGTCAGCATAGAAGTGTGTGCCGCAGCGTGCGGATTGGATGACAGGAGTCTGCCATGAAGCACTAGAAGCTGCTCAAGTGATGGAGGGACCGACCCTCCGGAGTCTGCCTACAGGGGCCGGCTCCAAACCGCCCCGAGCGGCATTGGCTGAAGACCGTTGTCGTGAGCATCGAGGGAAAAGGCATACCCACGTGGTATGTCAGGTACGAATCAAGAAGGCGAGTGACCACGAACCATCGTCGAGGTGTCGAAACTGATAGGTGACATCAAAACCAAAGGCCACTTTTACTTTTGGGAGCAATCCACCGGAAACCTGTTTACTGGGTGGATGATGTCCGGCATAGAGATGGCGCGAGTTTGATTCAGGCGCTTGAGTGGAACTGCGGGAACTCGGGATCGTGATGTGAAGGGAGAACGTCAAGTGAAGAAAAGCGAGACGGAGAGTACCGATGCACGAGCCGAGGACGGATCGATCCGTACGAGCGACGAAGCGTCTGTAATGGCCGCCGAGCGAAGGGATCGAGTTGTTCCGATTGGGTCACGAACCAACTTCGAGAGGAGGATGAGTCCGTGGCACCAATGAGACCGTTTGATATTTCCAAGATGCTGGTGTGGGAGGCATACCAGCGCGTAAAGGCCAATCGAGGAGCGGCCGGTGTGGATGGGGAAACGATCGCGGAGTTTGATCGTGACCTCAGCAGGAATCTCTACCGGATCTGGAATCGGATGTCATCGGGCAGTTATTTTCCGCCGTCGGTGAAAGCGGTACCGATTCCCAAGAAATCTGGAGGTGAGCGGATGTTGGGCGTCCCGACGGTCGGCGATCGCATCGCCCAGACTGTGGTGGCGCTCGTGTTGGAGCCGATCCTGGAGCCCGTTTTTCATGCGGACTCCTACGGCTACCGGCCCGGTAGATCAGCGCACGATGCGCTTGCCATCACCCGCAAACGGTGCTGGGAGCGCGACTGGGTGCTGGAATATGACATTCGCGGCCTGTTTGACAACATCGACCACGGCCTTCTCCTGAAAGCACTCAGGTATCATTGCTCGGAAAAATGGGTTTTGCTGTACGTGGAGCGTTGGTTGGCGGCGCCGATGCAGATGCGGGACGGGTCGGGGCAGGCGCGGACGATGGGTACGCCGCAAGGCGGGCCGCTATCGCCGATTCTTGCCAACCTGTTTCTGCATTACGCATTGGACCACTGGCTATCACGCTTCCACGCCGATATCCCGTTTTGCCGCTACGCGGATGATGGCATCTTGCACTGCCGAACGGAGGCCGAAGCGCTGCAAATGCGGACGCATTTGGAGGAGCGGCTGGCCGCGGTCGGACTGGAGATGCACCCGGACAAGACCCGGGTGGTGTATTGCAAGGACAGCAGGCGAACCGGAACCCACGACCATATACAGTTCGACTTCCTGGGCTACACGTTTAGGCCCCGGCGCATCCTAACTCGTCATGGCAAGGTCCGCACTGGGTTTACGCCTGCGGTCAGTCGCCAGTCGATGACCGCGATGCGCCAGTCTTTGCGGCGGCGTCGACTTTCGCTGCGAAGTGACCTGTCTCTTGGGTCTCTCGCGGAGTATCTGGCTCCTCGCATTCGTGGCTGGATGGCGTACTACTGTCGGTTTCGTGGATCCGAATTTCAGCCGGTCGCGGCTCATATCGACCGGGTGATTGTTCGTTGGGCCATGAGGAAATACAAACGCTTGCGCGGGCATAAGCACCGGGCGTTTGCCTGGCTTGCGCGCGTCAAGCGCCGATTCCCCGCGTTGTTTCCGCATTGGTGCGGGCGCGGGGCGTTCGTGGTCGGAACAATGGGAGCCCGGTGAGTCGAGAGGCTCACGCCGGGTTCTGCGAGCGGCCATGGGGGCAGTTCCCGTGGCCGACTCACCCCGCTGGATTGGACGCAGTAAACTTAACCCTCGAGGGGGCGGAGAGAGCGGGGAGCTGCTGCGTATCGGCAGACCGGACGACGAAGGATTCGGTACGGGCGCGGTGACGCTTCCCGGCTGGGCCGTCGGCGTGATCGAATTGATCGAGGAGGCGGGCCAGACCTTCGACTACGAACACGACTTCGGTGATGGCTGGAAGCACCGCATCACACTCGTCGGAGTCGAGCCGCGCATCAAGGGACAACGCTATCCACAGTGCCTGGCGGGTGCCCGCGCCTGCCCACCGGAAGACTGCGGAGGGGTTTGGCGGTACGAGAACCTGGTCGAGGCCCTCCTGGATCCGAAGCACCGGGAGCACGAGGATCTCCGTAACTGGGTCCCAAAGGGTTGGGGGCCGGAGACCTTCAAGGCTTCCGATGTGCGTTTCGACAATCCCAAGCGACGGTGGAAGCTCGCCTTCGGAGAGGAATGAGCTCGTCGTCGAGGTTTGCTGCGGCAACGTGTTGTTGAACGGGCGCACGGTACCAGCAGCGGCTACGTGCGGGCGCTCAGGGTGTTGTACCCCAAAAACTGCCAAGGGTAACCTGTTACCAAAACCGTTGGAGGTGAAGGGTGCCAGCGTCTCTGAAAAGTATTGAAGAGCAAGCGCTTACCTTGCGCGCCGAAGAGCGGGCCCGGCTGGCGGAGTCGATGCTCGCTTCCCTGCACTCGCCCCTGGCGGAAATCGACGCGGCCTGGGCCCAGGAGATCGACGAGCGTATTGCGGCATTCGACCGTGGCGAAATCCCCGCCTATGCTGCCGAGGACGTTTTTTCCGACGCCCGCCGCATGTCGCGGTGAACCGCGCACGGTTCATTGCTCCGGCACGCCGGGAACTGCTCTCGGCGGTCGCCTACTACAGCGACATGTAAGCACGCATCATCCGGAGGAACGTGGGTCGGCCTCCTGCAGCATGGTTCGAATGCAATCCTCCAATGCGGGAAGGTGTGTGTCGATGACTGCGGCGATCGTCAGCGGATCGATTTCGCCCAGGTAGTTGTGGACCAGGATGTTGCGAAAACCGCTGATCTGGCGCCAGGGGATGTCGGGACAGAGCGCCTTCTGTCGATCTGGAAGCTGCTGGGTTGCTTCGGCCAGCGTCTGAAGATTGCGCAGGGCAGCATCGTAGAGGATGTCATCCTCGGCAATATCCCCACGCGACTGGATTCGGCGAATCTTGGCGATCGCGTCGAGCACGTGCAGAGCGTAGGGTTCCCACGGCTTGTTCACAAGGCTACGGCCTCCTCGAGGACGCGATCCCGGATGTGGCGATTCAGTTCATGTTCCGGCACCACGTCCACGTGCCTTTGAAGCAATTGGGACAGGTCCTCCGCCAGCGGCAGCCGTTGCGCAAACAGGTCGTAGCCACGAGAAAAGTCGACCAGAAAATCCACGTCGCTGTCGGGGCCCTCTTCGCCGCGCGCGACCGATCCAAACACGCGGATGCGGCGGGCACCGTAGCGCTCACCCAACGCACTGATTTCAGACTTCCTGTCGCGTAGTTCATCGAGCAGCATGGCGACGACCTCACCTCGGCCCAGGAGAATGGATGCCGAGAGCATACGAGTACCGGCCATCCTGGGCAAAGGCGCTGGGGCCAGGAAACTGCAGCCGAGCCTTCGGTTGAAGTCGAGGCGTTCCGGGCCTGTGTTAAGCTGTTGTTATGCCACACCGTTCAGGAAAGTTCGATGCGCCTGACAGCACAGCAACGCCGGGTCATCAGGCAAGCCGCCCTCGACTGCTTCGGGCCGGAGGCGCGCGTTATCCTGTTCGGGTCGCGTGCTGACGACACGGCACGTGGCGGCGATATCGACCTGCTGATCGAAACGCAGATCACCGACCCGGAAGAGATCGTCCACGCGGAAATCCGTTTTCAGGTGCAGGTTCAGCAGGCGATCGGCGAACAGAAGATCGACCTGCTCGTGAACTATCCTGGGCGTGGCGAACACCCGCCGATCTTTGCCATCGCCCAACGAACCGGGGTCAGGCTGTGACCGACGCAGCAGCACAGCAGCTGGCAGATGCCTGGCGACAGTGTCAGCGGCACGCCCATCACCTGAGGCATGCCATGGCGTCCCTGAAGGACAAGCTTCCGCTGTCGGGCAGCCAGCTCGCCACTTTGGACGACGAAGCCGTTCAGGACCTCGACCAGTTCGTGCTGCGCTTCGGCAGGCTTCAGGATGCCATCGGCGCTCGGCTGCTACCGGCCGTGCTGCACGTTCTCCAGGAGCCTTTCGAAGACAGGCCGATGATCGACAAGCTGAACCGCCTGGAGAAGCTGGGTTTTCTCCAGAGTAGTGAAGAGTGGCAGCGCCTCCGAGCGATTCGGAACCGCTTTTCCCATGACTACCCTGACGACCCCGACAAGAACGCCGCGCTGCTCAATGTGGCGTTCCAGTCGGTAGACGATGTCATGGCCATCCTGCGGCGAATCGAGCAGAAAATGGCCCTGCCGCCAATCTGACGGCGGCAGCTGGTAAAGGAAATCGACGCGGGCAGACTTCCACACCGGATGGTCGGAGCCGCCCGCCGGATCGCCTTCGAGGATCTGTTGGCGTACGGGCGTGAGATGCGCCCCAGGCAGGGCGCTGCTCTGGAACGCATGGCCGAGAACGCGCGCGAACTCGGTCCGGATGAATGACGTGATGCACTCCCCTGTCTTACGATGACAGAACCAATCCCATTCATGGCCAACACATGAAACCCTCCATGGCCCTTGCGCTCAACCGGAATGCCGTTCGCGAGAGAATCGGGCGTTACCCGGCCACAAACCCTCGGGTGTTCGGGTCGGCGCTTCATGGCACCGACGAGGAGGGAAGCGACCTGGACCTTCTCGTGGACGCACTTCCCGGCGCGACCCTGTTCGACCTCGGAGGCTTGCAGGTCGAGTTGGAGGAGTTGCTCGGTGTGCATGTCGATCTCCTGACACCCGGGGACCTGCCCGCGAAGGTCCGCGCCAGGGTGCTGAGCGAGGCTCGACCGGTTTGACCGAGAACCGCCTTTCCGACTACCTCGACCACATGCGGCAGCCAATGCCGGCGCGTTCGTCGAAGGACCTGCAAGCACCGCTCCGCCGAGACCATCGATCGTGTGATGGCGGTGATCGCCCAGACGCCGCAACAGACCTACCAGATCCTGACCAAGCGCGCCGAGCGGCTGCCTGCGTACTTCCGCCATCGCAGCTGCCCGCCGAACGTATGGCTGGGGGTGTCGGTGGAAGACCGGCAGTACGGTCTGCCGCGCATCGATCGGCTGCGCGAAGTGGAGGCACGGATCCGCTTCCTCTCCGTGGAGCCGTTGCTGGAGGACCTCGGCACCCTGGACCTGACCGGAATCCACTGGGTCATCGTCGGTGGCGAATCCGGCCCGCGAGCCAGGCACATGCGCCCCGAGTGGGTCGGTAACGTGCGCCGCCAAGCCGAGGCCAGCGGCGCGGCCTTCTTCTTCAAGCAGTGGGGGGGCCGGGGCGCCGA is a window from the Thioalkalivibrio paradoxus ARh 1 genome containing:
- a CDS encoding FG-GAP repeat domain-containing protein, with protein sequence MSNEPGNLLEFMNDGTLGAPFFEKVTLANQQDDGYWIQAVDINGNGKLDLVTSGLAVGRVVWYENPTWKRRTIADFPLPVAIDTGDIAGNGRNDLVISHNYGNCMFWCRPEDGKISWLENPGRYDDDELWKVHFVSDLMAAHRLQLGHFTQTERLELMALPVVGCQPYGKGVHEPVAVTIFDRPDDVHSAPSWRGRIIDNESFRIIHGVVREKFGGRSGAGLDSVLLASEEGISWFYYDVEQSRWQTIPFGAGDQTGQAGTFRGCGNVAYGRVGNDPYAYIATIDPFHGNIVTVYTRKPGQALTDHPWRRTILDTFGPFDPETQGPGHHVVAGDFDGDGDDEFLVALRGPLPHQGVYYYKAIDVEQGLFERWRVSSASAARITVGDFDGDGRLDFATTGYYTPGYYLCDNSQVNIYLNRFASL
- a CDS encoding type II toxin-antitoxin system VapB family antitoxin — its product is MRTTLNIDDQLLAEAQRVTGVSEKAALVREGLRALIERESARRLARLGGSEPQLEPVPRRQSDPA
- a CDS encoding RNA-binding protein; this translates as MMDVTEAGLLALTPGGRVVCGDPQSPLCAVFVESEAAGLAQLAGRKAAGAADATFAAELGVSAQTIANWENRVGTLRLQTRSQNRLRRLYERSG
- a CDS encoding ferritin-like domain-containing protein, with translation MSLRKITNIAELHKYLHAALQLEHATIPPYLTALYSLSPGTNSDAARVLRVVIVEEMLHLTLAANMLNAVGGSPELTRPGFVPQYPTRLPDGETDFEVGIQAFSREALETFLKIERPARSPEEGSGFVRRPRSEGAVLPTFMHDDDTEMHFYSIGEFYHEIGRGLKSLHEEMSAQGENLFSGDPSRQITPDFYYSGGGEIIPVVDLDSALEAIRLISEQGEGIGGAIYDYEGEISHYYRFQQLVLGRYYQKGDEADQPSGEPIAVDWGSAYPVKRNARLDDYPRNSELHAAAVRFGTDYQALLGTLTQAFNGEPGLLEAAVGEMFRIKESALQLIRNPIPGMDGVNAAPVFDVRSSEGGDHE
- a CDS encoding GMC family oxidoreductase; the encoded protein is MNRQVDHTTAANTTYDAVIVGSGVSGSIIAKELSDNGFHVLVLEAGPGHEFTVPAYQQYLERFYAAPTKDNNSPYPENSNAPMPRSPDTRKLQPGETDGSSYLVQKGPLAIDSTYTRVVGGTTMHWEAKALRMLPQDFEMRSRFGVGLDWPLGYQQLAPYYRKAEFELGVSADVEDQNYLGMDFGDDYVFPMRRMPLSYLDQMLARNLDGTEVVLDDETYSLAIRSTPQARNGIPNPGYDNGRGYTPVGAVSVHPAEEGGRCQGNINCTPICPVQAKYSAKKTLAKALATGRVDLLAQTVASRVHVGPDGRVSHIEYKAYRDPSSSEHTTGTVRGRIFVLAANAVENARLMLASGLPGRSGLIGRNLMDHAYLLTWGLTPEIAGSLRGTQCTSGIEDLRGGPFRRRQAAFRVGVHNDGWGWATGSPYADLDEFVDKQNAFGVALRHKLVDRLSRQVLLACMVEALPEPSNRITVEGGYKDSLGNLRPIVSYGISDYTMAGVSCARQLSRRLYQRLGAEDCTTYSPTDYGYVSYQGDGYVIRGGNHWAGTHVMGDARNHSVVDWRQRSWDHENLYLVGAGSMPTIGTANTTLTLSALSFLSAEYMVRELKQHQATTTAAANS
- a CDS encoding type II toxin-antitoxin system VapC family toxin, giving the protein MILVDTSVWVDHLRAGDAVLVELLNDSQVLMHPFVLGELACGNLRNRGEVLRLLQHLPQAIVASDQEVLFFIERNALMGQGIGYVDAHLLAAVTLGGSTQLWTRDQRLRSVAEALKLAYGED
- a CDS encoding plasmid pRiA4b ORF-3 family protein, giving the protein MTLPGWAVGVIELIEEAGQTFDYEHDFGDGWKHRITLVGVEPRIKGQRYPQCLAGARACPPEDCGGVWRYENLVEALLDPKHREHEDLRNWVPKGWGPETFKASDVRFDNPKRRWKLAFGEE
- the ltrA gene encoding group II intron reverse transcriptase/maturase: MRPFDISKMLVWEAYQRVKANRGAAGVDGETIAEFDRDLSRNLYRIWNRMSSGSYFPPSVKAVPIPKKSGGERMLGVPTVGDRIAQTVVALVLEPILEPVFHADSYGYRPGRSAHDALAITRKRCWERDWVLEYDIRGLFDNIDHGLLLKALRYHCSEKWVLLYVERWLAAPMQMRDGSGQARTMGTPQGGPLSPILANLFLHYALDHWLSRFHADIPFCRYADDGILHCRTEAEALQMRTHLEERLAAVGLEMHPDKTRVVYCKDSRRTGTHDHIQFDFLGYTFRPRRILTRHGKVRTGFTPAVSRQSMTAMRQSLRRRRLSLRSDLSLGSLAEYLAPRIRGWMAYYCRFRGSEFQPVAAHIDRVIVRWAMRKYKRLRGHKHRAFAWLARVKRRFPALFPHWCGRGAFVVGTMGAR
- a CDS encoding YchJ family protein, which produces MSKREKDGGGADGACPCGSGAARAACCGRYLDGEAVAPTAEALMRSRYSAFVEGRREYLLRTWAEETRPEVLELDRGQRWLGLSIRATSAGGVADDVGEVEFVARSRVGGRGLRLHERSRFRRVDGQWFYVDGSFPGKRSA
- a CDS encoding addiction module protein produces the protein MRAEERARLAESMLASLHSPLAEIDAAWAQEIDERIAAFDRGEIPAYAAEDVFSDARRMSR
- a CDS encoding cupin domain-containing protein codes for the protein MTRTVQTPTEYWFEERCHITEWWNTPDDAAVSVARARVEPGVTTRLHRLTGVTERYVILEGKGCAEVAGAAPLEVGAGDVVVVPPGASQRIRNVGTGDLVFLAVCTPRFTRDAYEDIDPEPM